In the Candidatus Cloacimonas acidaminovorans str. Evry genome, one interval contains:
- a CDS encoding ATP synthase subunit K produces MASQNLAYFLAWIGLFLMVALSGVGSAWGTVIGGRATVGAMKKRDDVFPSCMILSALPGTQGLYGFGSFFILKAYVTPQINMLQACAILGAGLISGTVELISAYHQARIVATGIESIGSGHDVFAKTLILGVFPELYAIIAFAASFLIGGVIPTLA; encoded by the coding sequence ATGGCGAGCCAAAATTTGGCATATTTTTTGGCTTGGATCGGACTTTTCCTGATGGTAGCTCTTTCCGGAGTGGGAAGTGCCTGGGGAACTGTTATCGGTGGTCGTGCAACAGTTGGTGCAATGAAAAAAAGGGATGATGTTTTTCCCAGCTGTATGATCCTATCCGCTTTACCTGGAACGCAGGGTCTATATGGTTTTGGTTCTTTCTTCATCCTGAAAGCTTATGTTACTCCCCAAATTAATATGCTTCAGGCCTGTGCTATTTTAGGAGCAGGTTTGATTTCAGGAACCGTGGAACTGATTTCTGCCTATCACCAGGCAAGAATTGTCGCCACAGGTATTGAAAGTATCGGTTCGGGACACGATGTTTTTGCTAAAACCCTTATTTTGGGTGTGTTTCCTGAGCTTTATGCAATTATTGCTTTCGCTGCCAGTTTCCTAATTGGTGGAGTAATTCCGACTTTAGCTTAA
- a CDS encoding V-type ATP synthase subunit I, with the protein MIEKMRKYTFVLYHQDYENFLAELQKLGLVHIIRSCDEKTESQTKNLELMREYGECVKFLAKLKSTAPKQASPLPTKALLNKINEAREEKDKLQHSIDTVKKQIRDLSPWGHFDYDLVRKLKEYGLTIRFYTCLKNHFKPEWQEKYPLKIINEVGGILYFVVITDNGDPALEADTFSFHQHTLQEFEDKLKELENEQKDIDDYLYSIAPTAIEMFQDELKHLSREYEFEDAIQQGKYEAENTIRLLSGWIPVSLEQGLKDFLEKNNIIYVSEDAKAEENPPIKLRNNWFARLFEPISKMYMLPYYDEFDLTPFFAPFFALFFGFCNADIGYGIVIIILAVILKLKMKNQGMKDIMTLLMIFGTASIIMGWVMGSALAFDLKTIPAIKDKIFIQDNNQIFNYALLLGAIQILFGIAISAVKTMKKNGFKFGLSTIGTWLLLFGLTVLGSSLLGVNISKVQPYLKYPIYIGLAMILLFNSPGKNIILNILNGFWLLYQIVTGYFGDILSYIRLFALSVSSAILGFVMNSIGSQIAHGIPIVGPIIFVLFMLFGHTLNIALGGLSGFVHPLRLTFVEFYKNAAFAGPGLEYKPFGKKE; encoded by the coding sequence ATGATAGAAAAGATGCGTAAATATACCTTCGTTCTCTATCATCAGGATTACGAGAACTTTTTGGCAGAGCTCCAAAAGCTGGGTCTAGTGCATATTATTCGTAGTTGTGATGAAAAAACCGAATCCCAAACCAAAAACCTTGAATTGATGAGGGAATATGGTGAATGTGTTAAATTCCTGGCAAAACTAAAATCCACTGCCCCTAAGCAGGCAAGTCCTTTACCGACAAAGGCATTGCTGAATAAAATAAATGAAGCAAGAGAAGAAAAGGATAAACTTCAACACTCTATAGATACGGTTAAAAAACAAATTCGGGATTTAAGTCCCTGGGGGCATTTTGATTACGATTTGGTGCGTAAACTTAAAGAATACGGATTGACCATTCGTTTCTATACCTGCTTAAAAAATCACTTTAAACCGGAATGGCAGGAAAAATATCCCTTGAAAATTATTAACGAAGTTGGCGGAATTTTATACTTTGTAGTTATTACAGATAATGGAGACCCAGCTTTAGAAGCGGATACTTTTTCTTTTCATCAGCATACCCTTCAGGAATTTGAAGACAAGCTGAAGGAACTGGAAAATGAGCAAAAAGATATTGACGACTATCTCTATTCCATAGCTCCTACAGCTATTGAAATGTTTCAGGATGAGCTTAAACACCTAAGTCGTGAATACGAATTTGAAGATGCTATCCAGCAAGGTAAATATGAAGCGGAAAATACTATTCGTCTTTTAAGCGGTTGGATTCCTGTCAGTTTGGAACAGGGTTTAAAGGACTTTCTGGAGAAAAATAACATTATTTATGTTTCAGAAGATGCCAAAGCAGAAGAAAATCCCCCCATAAAATTAAGAAATAACTGGTTTGCCCGTCTTTTTGAGCCCATCAGCAAAATGTATATGTTGCCCTATTACGATGAATTTGATTTAACTCCTTTCTTTGCACCTTTCTTTGCTTTGTTTTTCGGGTTTTGCAATGCGGATATCGGTTATGGTATAGTTATTATCATTTTGGCTGTCATCTTAAAATTGAAGATGAAAAATCAGGGTATGAAAGACATTATGACCCTGTTAATGATCTTTGGAACTGCTTCCATAATAATGGGTTGGGTGATGGGCAGTGCTTTAGCTTTCGATTTGAAAACGATTCCGGCTATTAAGGATAAGATTTTTATTCAGGATAATAATCAAATCTTCAACTATGCTTTGCTTTTAGGTGCTATCCAAATCCTTTTCGGGATAGCCATTTCAGCGGTGAAGACAATGAAAAAAAACGGTTTCAAATTTGGGCTAAGTACTATTGGTACCTGGTTATTATTGTTTGGGTTAACAGTTCTCGGTTCTTCACTTTTAGGAGTAAATATCAGCAAAGTTCAGCCCTATCTTAAATACCCTATTTATATCGGATTGGCAATGATCCTGCTGTTCAATAGTCCCGGTAAGAATATTATTCTCAATATTCTCAACGGATTTTGGCTACTTTATCAAATTGTTACCGGTTATTTTGGTGATATTTTATCTTACATCCGTCTTTTTGCTTTAAGCGTTTCCAGCGCAATTTTGGGGTTTGTAATGAACTCTATTGGAAGTCAAATTGCTCATGGAATTCCGATTGTCGGTCCTATTATTTTTGTGCTGTTTATGCTTTTTGGACATACTTTAAATATTGCCTTGGGAGGTCTTAGCGGTTTTGTTCATCCTTTACGACTTACTTTCGTGGAGTTTTACAAAAATGCTGCTTTTGCAGGTCCCGGGCTGGAATATAAACCCTTTGGGAAAAAGGAATAA
- a CDS encoding V-type ATP synthase subunit D: MNLKFQYNKISQLQLIKQLAVRQRALPTLKNKESALRLEVKKARDQAFALDQKMKERTAELDAFMKLFVEFDPDIVKIKNVEIKTRKIAGVKTPLLENIEFEIADYNLFKAPSWYPEGIALLQEICQLQIERDFFIRKMQILEQVRKKTTQKVNLYEKVQIPAFEDAILKIKRYLEDEENLSKASQKILKSRFEQESQL; this comes from the coding sequence ATGAACCTGAAATTTCAGTATAATAAAATCTCTCAGTTACAACTGATTAAACAACTGGCGGTTAGGCAAAGAGCTTTGCCAACCTTGAAAAACAAGGAAAGTGCCTTACGCCTGGAAGTTAAAAAAGCGCGCGACCAGGCATTTGCCTTAGACCAAAAAATGAAAGAACGCACTGCAGAACTTGATGCTTTTATGAAATTGTTTGTGGAATTTGATCCTGACATCGTAAAAATTAAAAATGTGGAAATTAAAACCCGTAAAATAGCCGGTGTAAAAACCCCCCTATTGGAAAACATAGAATTTGAAATAGCGGACTATAACCTTTTTAAAGCTCCTTCCTGGTATCCCGAAGGAATTGCTTTGCTGCAAGAAATTTGCCAACTCCAAATTGAAAGGGACTTTTTTATTCGCAAGATGCAAATTTTGGAGCAAGTGCGGAAAAAGACAACGCAGAAAGTGAATCTCTACGAAAAAGTACAAATACCTGCCTTTGAAGATGCCATTCTAAAAATAAAACGCTATCTGGAAGATGAAGAAAATTTATCCAAGGCATCACAGAAAATACTTAAATCCCGCTTTGAACAGGAGAGCCAGCTATGA
- a CDS encoding DUF488 domain-containing protein, producing the protein MLYKRQQEILYLISQLNGIGKVKLQKLMFLANYKQDEVSYDFVPYKYGPYSFILQKDLDYLVRNNFLIFKHNKYRAINPNYINITPKRRDILNSIISRYSMFSTKKLMQYVYREYHRFAIKSCKAESFLSAIEMSEIKTQIPDTTNPSIFTIGYEGKSIDKYLSDLVFSGIKVLIDVRANAISMKPEFSERNLGNFCNLMDIKYVHIPELGISSKQRKEIKDKKILFQDFRTNLTSNGSYYLNKIRELAITNKRIALTCFEANPEECHRSIIAKIIYDNLPQEYKLVDL; encoded by the coding sequence ATGTTATATAAAAGGCAGCAAGAAATTCTTTATTTGATTTCTCAACTGAATGGAATAGGGAAAGTAAAACTACAAAAGCTTATGTTTTTAGCAAATTATAAGCAGGATGAGGTTTCTTATGATTTTGTTCCCTATAAATATGGTCCCTATTCATTTATATTACAAAAGGATTTAGATTATTTAGTTAGGAATAATTTTCTGATTTTTAAGCATAATAAATACCGGGCAATTAACCCAAATTATATAAATATAACTCCAAAGCGTAGGGATATATTAAATAGTATCATATCCAGATATAGTATGTTTTCAACGAAGAAATTAATGCAATATGTCTATAGAGAATATCACCGATTTGCCATCAAAAGCTGTAAAGCAGAATCATTTTTATCAGCTATAGAAATGTCTGAAATTAAGACCCAAATTCCAGATACTACAAACCCTTCCATATTTACGATTGGATATGAAGGTAAAAGTATTGATAAATATCTTTCGGATCTTGTTTTTTCCGGAATAAAAGTGCTCATTGATGTAAGAGCAAATGCAATTAGTATGAAACCAGAATTTAGTGAAAGGAATTTAGGAAATTTTTGTAATCTGATGGATATTAAATATGTTCATATTCCGGAACTGGGTATATCCTCCAAGCAAAGAAAAGAAATTAAGGATAAAAAAATCTTGTTTCAGGATTTTAGGACGAACTTAACCAGTAACGGCTCTTATTATTTGAATAAAATTAGGGAACTGGCTATTACCAATAAAAGAATTGCCCTTACCTGTTTTGAAGCCAATCCTGAAGAATGCCATCGGAGCATTATTGCCAAAATCATTTATGATAACTTACCTCAAGAGTATAAATTGGTGGATTTATGA
- the recO gene encoding DNA repair protein RecO yields MKNKLLAILIKQSQYSESSLILQYFTRQQGMISVIAKGIRKKNEKQQLLPLCEYELIAYEPKEQGLWLFSEANITRNFSAYPSSSTWAAAETGLELISHLIISQEDIATIYDLTISYLDYLKKVERNAILIFWRFLNRITILSGIGNPLSYCCLCKNPLDVPNAYLKTKGGFVCEKCLPEINPDNALMILSPPARNILTLLPEIANHLEDIIINRAVVNEINTVFELYWEAHHKQALHLKGLSVLAQFYNS; encoded by the coding sequence TTGAAAAACAAACTGCTGGCAATCCTCATCAAACAAAGCCAATATAGCGAAAGCAGTTTAATTCTGCAATATTTTACCCGCCAGCAGGGAATGATTAGTGTTATCGCCAAAGGTATCCGCAAAAAAAACGAAAAACAGCAACTTCTACCTCTTTGTGAATACGAACTAATTGCTTATGAACCGAAAGAACAGGGTTTATGGCTTTTCAGCGAGGCAAATATTACCCGCAATTTTTCCGCTTATCCCAGTTCATCAACTTGGGCAGCTGCGGAAACAGGTTTGGAACTAATTAGCCATCTGATTATTTCTCAAGAAGATATAGCTACAATTTATGACCTTACTATTTCCTATCTGGATTACCTGAAAAAAGTGGAAAGAAACGCTATTCTCATCTTTTGGCGCTTTTTGAATAGAATTACCATTTTAAGCGGCATTGGCAATCCATTAAGTTATTGTTGCTTATGCAAAAATCCCCTTGATGTTCCCAATGCCTACCTCAAAACCAAAGGCGGCTTTGTTTGCGAGAAATGTTTGCCGGAAATCAATCCGGATAACGCTTTAATGATTCTTTCACCCCCAGCAAGAAATATCTTAACTTTATTACCTGAAATTGCTAATCACCTTGAAGATATAATAATAAATAGGGCGGTTGTAAACGAAATTAACACCGTTTTTGAACTCTATTGGGAAGCACATCATAAACAGGCATTGCACTTAAAAGGACTATCCGTTTTAGCTCAATTCTACAATTCCTAA
- a CDS encoding NFACT RNA binding domain-containing protein produces the protein MKYSYLKQWTQEMIGYQAVIESVLLFPELLVLQTKDKKALCIVLSKRDAFIFLQDNFHPPQEGKKIWQKLNNCHLTGISLAENDRLAYLELQQRDIYQQNKKYFLIAELMPPQPNAILTDSELHILDALHKYSYADNPQRQILPGLVYTAPKTSFQPILEEVKSPYPDGSTTCNDYFIHLYYNKLKQEEEAENGQKICTALKKELQKLQKKREKLKQDLTNAEKADFWLACAECLKTNLHNLKTGRESFTAINYLDPALQEIEIPLQKDKSPQENLQSYLKKYHKAKNGLQIITKNLAQTDAEIEKIKNLIAQAEKGELPDSVILPSKPTGHKIVQNAILADKILKLKINDEFQILIGRRAKENDYLTTQLARPYDYWFHCRIYHGAHIVLKCLKKTEPSPQLIELCCNLAAWFSKAKFSTNVPVDYTQIRYVRKPRKSPPGFVTYKNFKSVFATPMSLKEVREKLS, from the coding sequence GTGAAATATTCTTATCTTAAGCAATGGACACAAGAAATGATTGGTTATCAAGCGGTAATAGAAAGTGTTTTATTGTTTCCAGAGCTCTTAGTATTGCAGACAAAAGATAAAAAAGCCCTGTGCATAGTGCTTAGTAAACGCGATGCCTTCATTTTTCTGCAGGATAATTTCCATCCACCTCAGGAAGGGAAAAAAATCTGGCAAAAGCTTAACAATTGTCATCTTACAGGTATTTCTTTAGCTGAAAATGACCGCCTTGCCTATTTGGAACTTCAGCAAAGAGATATCTACCAGCAGAATAAAAAATATTTTCTTATCGCAGAATTGATGCCTCCTCAACCCAATGCAATTTTAACCGATTCCGAATTGCATATTCTTGATGCCCTTCATAAATACAGCTATGCAGATAATCCTCAAAGACAAATTTTGCCGGGACTTGTTTACACTGCTCCGAAAACATCTTTTCAGCCGATATTGGAAGAGGTAAAATCCCCTTATCCTGATGGTAGCACAACCTGCAACGATTATTTTATCCATCTGTATTACAATAAGTTAAAACAAGAAGAAGAGGCAGAAAATGGTCAAAAAATATGCACTGCCCTAAAAAAAGAACTGCAAAAATTACAGAAAAAAAGAGAAAAATTAAAACAAGACCTAACAAATGCGGAAAAAGCGGATTTTTGGCTCGCCTGTGCAGAATGTTTGAAAACCAATCTGCATAATCTTAAAACCGGAAGGGAAAGTTTTACGGCAATCAATTATCTTGACCCCGCTTTGCAGGAAATAGAAATACCTTTACAGAAAGACAAAAGCCCGCAGGAAAATTTGCAAAGCTATCTGAAAAAGTATCATAAAGCCAAAAATGGCTTACAGATAATTACCAAAAATCTGGCTCAGACAGATGCCGAAATTGAAAAAATTAAAAACCTCATTGCCCAAGCGGAAAAAGGTGAATTACCGGATAGCGTAATTTTGCCCTCCAAACCAACCGGACACAAAATTGTCCAAAACGCTATTCTTGCCGATAAAATCCTGAAATTGAAGATAAATGATGAGTTTCAAATCCTTATAGGACGCCGTGCCAAAGAAAATGATTATTTAACTACTCAACTGGCAAGACCTTATGACTATTGGTTTCACTGTCGTATTTATCACGGAGCGCATATTGTCCTCAAATGCCTTAAAAAAACAGAACCAAGTCCTCAATTAATAGAACTTTGCTGCAATTTAGCTGCCTGGTTTTCCAAGGCAAAATTTTCTACCAATGTTCCTGTGGATTACACTCAAATTCGTTATGTCCGAAAACCGCGTAAAAGTCCCCCAGGTTTTGTTACTTACAAGAATTTCAAAAGTGTTTTTGCCACACCGATGAGCTTAAAAGAAGTAAGGGAAAAACTTTCTTGA
- a CDS encoding Cbp1 family collagen-binding glycoprotein adhesin: MKATTAIIVAVLAILTIVFAVLWINANGKSKDIMKSNEELKKLYETSTSTIGEIQSSLESLEQDLSGQLFTQKEIPGTSPEERRNRIISSIAHMRDQIEADKKKIATLEKQLATSKNQLKGVQEIVNKLKASISEKEQIMDELQQRLGILNETLETERRTSAEEIQKREMTITEKEQQITQQSIEANTIYYVYGTRKELMAKGIMDRKGGLLGIGKVSTVKQNIPIEQFNSMNLLETQQISFPATKKGYSILTNHPATSYKVEKEGDQNILTILDPTNFRKQKFVVIELL; the protein is encoded by the coding sequence ATGAAAGCTACAACGGCGATTATAGTAGCAGTTCTGGCAATTCTGACTATCGTGTTTGCGGTTCTGTGGATTAATGCCAACGGCAAATCCAAAGATATTATGAAAAGCAATGAAGAATTGAAAAAACTGTATGAGACATCTACTTCCACGATTGGTGAAATTCAATCAAGCTTGGAATCGCTGGAACAAGACCTCTCGGGACAACTTTTCACACAAAAAGAAATCCCCGGAACATCCCCTGAAGAGCGTAGAAATCGCATTATTTCTTCCATAGCTCATATGCGAGACCAAATTGAAGCGGATAAAAAGAAAATTGCTACTCTGGAAAAACAACTTGCTACCTCTAAAAACCAACTGAAAGGTGTGCAGGAAATTGTGAATAAACTTAAAGCCAGTATCAGCGAAAAAGAACAAATTATGGATGAATTACAACAGCGCTTAGGCATTTTGAACGAAACATTGGAAACGGAAAGAAGAACCAGTGCCGAAGAAATTCAAAAACGCGAGATGACGATTACGGAAAAAGAACAACAGATTACTCAACAAAGCATTGAAGCAAATACTATCTATTATGTATATGGTACTCGCAAAGAATTAATGGCTAAAGGAATTATGGATAGAAAAGGTGGACTTTTGGGTATCGGAAAGGTTTCTACCGTTAAACAAAATATTCCTATTGAGCAATTTAACTCTATGAACCTGCTGGAAACACAGCAAATAAGTTTTCCGGCAACAAAAAAGGGCTATTCTATCCTCACTAATCACCCTGCTACTTCCTATAAAGTAGAAAAGGAAGGCGACCAGAATATTCTTACTATTCTTGACCCAACAAACTTCCGTAAACAAAAATTCGTAGTAATAGAACTGCTGTAA